A part of Amycolatopsis lurida genomic DNA contains:
- a CDS encoding SpaA isopeptide-forming pilin-related protein yields the protein MGWTTRPSVRSRTLTSLIATCLLGALSATVAVTPASAAENEGVGYKITPGQTVDSKPRDRDWLGSYVVNGKHVFCVSFQLKAPDSAEKYKPGDELLDKWGQKLPEDVAANISYLLLRYGGTQDNAEAAALAHLLHSWTSKPRSDADLKPDLEPEKIGYDIEGALGKLKTQHADAATALEKMTKDAEANRGPWTTAITPPKEDQHIGTAGEWTISVKNAKGKGISGVPVRLTPSNATVDSGESTKPASTSNTKAEKAATVKTGEDGTVTVKVTPTGDQPKLSSSLSAPADRPYVQFPVTTGVQNVVSTGGEKELKAQGVAVVSKPGKVQVTKVDAKTDKGVAGAVLRITAKDKSTAAVGHDGKPLNGADGKPAVVTTEGENGTVTVENLRTPQEICVVEVSAPPGYTNAFDPKNPPSACGEVKPGETLTLKVANTPNEVPRTIPAGDRPVAMMQGTVENSASTAGILGVGALALLGSLMVGVAARRSSRR from the coding sequence ATGGGGTGGACCACACGCCCGAGCGTGCGTTCGCGCACCTTGACCAGCCTGATCGCGACGTGCCTGCTCGGCGCCTTGTCCGCCACCGTCGCGGTGACACCGGCCTCGGCCGCCGAGAACGAAGGCGTCGGCTACAAGATCACGCCCGGCCAGACGGTCGACAGCAAGCCAAGAGACCGCGACTGGCTCGGTTCCTACGTCGTCAACGGCAAGCACGTCTTCTGTGTCAGCTTCCAGCTGAAGGCGCCGGACTCGGCGGAGAAGTACAAGCCCGGCGACGAACTCCTCGACAAGTGGGGACAGAAGCTGCCGGAGGACGTCGCGGCCAACATCTCCTATCTGCTCCTGCGCTACGGCGGCACGCAGGACAACGCCGAGGCGGCGGCGCTCGCGCACCTGCTGCACTCGTGGACGTCGAAGCCTCGTTCCGACGCCGACCTCAAGCCGGACCTCGAGCCGGAGAAGATCGGCTACGACATCGAGGGCGCCCTCGGCAAGCTGAAGACGCAGCACGCCGATGCCGCCACAGCTCTCGAGAAGATGACCAAGGACGCCGAAGCGAACCGCGGCCCGTGGACCACCGCGATCACGCCGCCGAAGGAAGACCAGCACATCGGCACCGCGGGCGAGTGGACGATCAGCGTCAAGAACGCCAAGGGCAAGGGCATCTCCGGGGTGCCCGTGCGGCTCACGCCATCGAACGCGACCGTCGACAGCGGTGAGAGCACCAAGCCCGCGTCGACCTCGAACACCAAGGCCGAGAAAGCCGCCACGGTGAAGACCGGCGAGGACGGCACCGTCACGGTCAAGGTCACGCCGACCGGTGACCAGCCGAAGCTGTCCAGTTCGCTGTCGGCCCCGGCGGACCGGCCGTACGTGCAGTTCCCCGTCACGACCGGGGTGCAGAACGTCGTCTCGACCGGCGGCGAGAAGGAACTGAAGGCCCAGGGGGTCGCGGTCGTTTCGAAGCCGGGCAAGGTCCAGGTGACCAAGGTCGACGCGAAGACCGACAAGGGAGTCGCGGGCGCCGTGCTGCGGATCACCGCGAAGGACAAGTCGACGGCTGCGGTCGGCCACGACGGCAAACCCCTTAACGGCGCCGACGGCAAACCCGCCGTCGTCACCACCGAAGGCGAGAACGGCACCGTCACCGTGGAGAACCTGCGGACCCCGCAGGAGATCTGTGTGGTCGAGGTCAGCGCGCCGCCGGGCTACACCAACGCCTTCGATCCGAAGAATCCGCCGTCCGCCTGCGGTGAGGTCAAGCCGGGTGAGACGCTGACGCTCAAGGTCGCCAACACGCCCAACGAGGTACCGCGCACCATTCCCGCCGGCGACCGGCCGGTGGCGATGATGCAGGGCACCGTCGAGAACTCGGCGTCGACCGCCGGCATCCTCGGTGTCGGCGCGCTCGCGCTCCTCGGTTCGCTGATGGTGGGCGTGGCCGCGCGGCGGTCTTCGCGACGCTAA
- a CDS encoding Bax inhibitor-1/YccA family protein, whose product MRSSSNPAFRNLPRGAAQYGPNVGFNQPQGGVPGYGPPQTSAGAGDRPMTVDDVVIKTALSLGTALVTGVLTAIWAISQLPVDAAGRITGISGGVIGALVGGMLVGLVISLVIIFKQKPSGPLTLAYSAAEGVFLGAISGLFEALYPGIALQAIIGTAGVFIAMLVVYKTGAVKVTPKLTKWIIGAVVGVAILMLVNLITSFFGFNPLRDGGPIAIIFSLVVIGVAAFSFLLDFDQADRMIREGMPSKWAWFAAFGLMTTLVWLYLEILRLLSYFQND is encoded by the coding sequence GTGCGATCCAGTAGCAACCCGGCGTTCCGGAATCTGCCGCGTGGCGCGGCGCAGTACGGACCCAACGTAGGCTTCAACCAACCCCAGGGCGGCGTGCCCGGCTACGGCCCTCCGCAGACCTCCGCCGGCGCCGGCGACCGTCCGATGACCGTCGACGACGTCGTCATCAAGACGGCGCTGAGCCTCGGCACCGCGCTGGTGACCGGTGTGCTCACCGCGATCTGGGCGATCAGCCAGCTGCCCGTGGACGCCGCGGGCCGGATCACCGGTATCAGCGGCGGTGTGATCGGCGCGCTCGTCGGCGGCATGCTCGTCGGCCTCGTGATCTCGCTCGTGATCATCTTCAAGCAGAAGCCGAGCGGCCCGCTCACGCTGGCGTACTCGGCCGCCGAGGGCGTCTTCCTCGGTGCGATCAGCGGCCTTTTCGAAGCGCTGTACCCCGGTATCGCGCTGCAGGCGATCATCGGCACCGCGGGTGTGTTCATCGCCATGCTGGTCGTCTACAAGACCGGTGCGGTCAAGGTCACCCCGAAGCTGACGAAGTGGATCATCGGCGCCGTCGTCGGTGTCGCGATCCTGATGCTGGTCAACCTCATCACCAGCTTCTTCGGCTTCAACCCGCTGCGTGACGGCGGGCCGATCGCGATCATCTTCAGCCTCGTGGTGATCGGTGTCGCGGCGTTCAGCTTCCTGCTCGACTTCGACCAGGCCGACCGGATGATCCGCGAAGGCATGCCGTCGAAGTGGGCGTGGTTCGCCGCCTTCGGTCTCATGACCACACTGGTCTGGCTGTACCTCGAGATCCTGCGGCTGCTGTCGTACTTCCAAAACGACTGA
- a CDS encoding LppU/SCO3897 family protein, whose amino-acid sequence MTEHSGEPARPKRSKWFWAGLLVPVAIVVLSASSWIVGYLSNTDDVRVGDCYAITTFGDVGEDPAKADCGSAEANVKAGAKTDAGGACPAGEYDQLTVDKTFASYKLCMMINAKQGDCLENFLADSVAYQKVPCSEPARDAEVLKVVDSVATCDDTDATHLKSYSTPPSTVCVKSTR is encoded by the coding sequence ATGACCGAGCACAGTGGCGAACCCGCCAGGCCGAAGCGTTCCAAGTGGTTCTGGGCCGGCCTCCTGGTACCGGTCGCGATCGTGGTGCTGAGCGCGTCGTCGTGGATCGTCGGCTACCTCTCGAACACGGACGACGTCCGGGTGGGGGACTGCTACGCGATCACCACTTTCGGTGACGTCGGCGAGGATCCGGCGAAGGCGGATTGCGGCTCGGCCGAGGCCAACGTGAAGGCCGGGGCGAAGACCGACGCGGGCGGCGCTTGCCCGGCGGGCGAGTACGACCAGCTCACCGTCGACAAGACCTTCGCCTCGTACAAGCTCTGCATGATGATCAACGCCAAGCAGGGCGACTGTCTCGAGAACTTTTTGGCCGACAGCGTGGCCTATCAGAAGGTCCCCTGCTCGGAGCCCGCGCGGGACGCGGAGGTTCTGAAGGTGGTCGACAGCGTCGCGACCTGTGACGACACGGACGCGACCCACCTCAAGAGCTATTCGACACCGCCGTCGACGGTTTGCGTGAAGAGCACCAGGTAG
- a CDS encoding YeeE/YedE family protein produces the protein MATTETQAGEKKLLDFPTSCAAPVPQPGEPVKVVPLAVAGALAVGLTWYVWAAHGAKFGVLLILGLLLGLALFHSRFGFTSAWRQLIAVGNGQGLRAHTLLLGTAATLIALIVGTGSGLFGSTPNPTAGGLGLALFVGATIFAIGMQLGGACASGTLFAVGSGQSTIVLTLGGFITGSVLYTWAYPLLSGWPEFKGVLLADHVGWFGSWAITVAVLAAIVLGTRFVQKRRNPPPVDVVPTARGFARIYRGSWPILVGAVVLGVLAGAVFLVSGGIWGVTSAFSLWGAKILQVFGLHPETWEFWRIKANAASLAGPIWKDKNSLTDIGIMIGAGVAAAAAGAWKIHSSIPWRTAVAAVLGGILMGVGARMAGGCNIGAYLGGISVGSLHGWLWGVFALGGTWIGLKLRPLFGLGNPTPTDSVC, from the coding sequence GTGGCGACGACCGAAACCCAAGCCGGTGAGAAGAAACTCCTCGACTTCCCGACGTCCTGCGCCGCCCCGGTCCCGCAACCGGGGGAGCCGGTCAAGGTGGTGCCGCTGGCGGTCGCGGGTGCCCTCGCGGTCGGACTGACCTGGTACGTCTGGGCCGCGCACGGAGCGAAGTTCGGTGTCCTGCTCATCCTGGGTCTGCTGCTCGGCCTCGCGCTCTTCCACTCCCGTTTCGGGTTCACCTCGGCTTGGCGCCAGCTGATCGCGGTCGGGAACGGCCAGGGGCTTCGGGCGCACACGCTGCTGCTCGGAACGGCCGCGACGTTGATCGCGCTGATCGTGGGTACCGGATCCGGGCTCTTCGGCAGCACGCCGAATCCGACGGCGGGCGGGCTGGGGCTCGCGCTGTTCGTCGGCGCGACGATCTTCGCGATCGGTATGCAGCTGGGTGGCGCGTGCGCTTCGGGGACGCTGTTCGCGGTCGGTTCCGGTCAGTCGACGATCGTGCTGACCCTCGGCGGCTTCATCACCGGATCCGTCCTCTACACGTGGGCGTATCCGCTGCTGTCGGGCTGGCCCGAGTTCAAGGGGGTCCTGCTCGCCGACCATGTCGGCTGGTTCGGTTCGTGGGCGATCACCGTCGCCGTCCTCGCCGCGATCGTGCTGGGGACCCGGTTCGTGCAGAAGCGCCGCAACCCGCCGCCGGTCGACGTCGTGCCGACCGCGCGCGGTTTCGCCCGGATCTACCGCGGCTCCTGGCCGATCCTCGTCGGCGCCGTCGTGCTCGGGGTACTGGCGGGCGCGGTCTTCCTGGTCTCCGGCGGGATCTGGGGCGTGACGAGCGCGTTCAGCCTGTGGGGCGCCAAGATCCTTCAGGTGTTCGGCCTGCACCCCGAGACCTGGGAATTCTGGCGGATCAAGGCGAACGCGGCGTCGCTGGCGGGGCCGATCTGGAAGGACAAGAACAGCCTCACCGACATCGGCATCATGATCGGCGCGGGGGTCGCCGCCGCGGCGGCGGGCGCGTGGAAGATCCACAGCTCGATCCCGTGGCGGACCGCCGTCGCCGCGGTGCTCGGCGGCATCCTGATGGGCGTCGGCGCGCGGATGGCGGGCGGCTGCAACATCGGCGCCTACCTCGGCGGCATCTCGGTCGGCAGCCTGCACGGCTGGCTGTGGGGCGTCTTCGCGCTCGGCGGCACCTGGATCGGGCTGAAGCTGCGACCGCTGTTCGGGCTCGGCAACCCGACCCCGACGGACAGCGTCTGCTGA
- a CDS encoding DHA2 family efflux MFS transporter permease subunit → MSTQSPAAPGGDKLDAGVLKIAGVVILGAIMAILDTTVVNVALQKLTIEFQTSFDTIQWIATGYMLALATVIPITGWASDRFGTKRLYMTAIGLFLIGSMLAGMAWDVESLIVFRVLQGFGGGMLMPAGMTILTRAAGPHRIGRVMGVLGVPMLLGPIGGPILGGWLVDAVSWRWIFYINVPIGLITMAMAWRLLPKDRPEPSERFDFLGMLMVSPGLAALIFGVSNIPSAGGVGAVDVWLPALAGVALLVAFVVRANRVTNPLLDLKLFKNPSFSVAMVTMTFFCVAFFGAMLLLPTYFVLARGESAMNAGLLLAPQGVGAMLTMPIAGRFADKIGARKIVLPGLVLMLAGLIAFTQITAATPYWLLLSALFVMGLGMGATMMPITSAALQTLKSEDMAKASTATNILQQTAGAIGSAVLSIILAALLAGKFGVPTAEGQLAATAAVMNPATREAASGLTADAFSTTFLWSMILLALCLIPAAFLPKTKPALPEGADGEVAPAPPIMTH, encoded by the coding sequence ATGTCAACGCAAAGCCCGGCCGCACCGGGCGGCGACAAACTCGACGCGGGCGTGCTCAAGATCGCCGGCGTCGTCATCCTCGGCGCGATCATGGCGATCCTCGACACGACGGTCGTCAACGTCGCGCTCCAGAAACTGACCATCGAGTTCCAGACCTCGTTCGACACCATCCAATGGATCGCGACCGGCTACATGCTCGCCCTGGCGACGGTCATCCCGATCACCGGCTGGGCTTCGGACCGGTTCGGCACCAAACGCCTCTACATGACCGCGATCGGGCTGTTCCTGATCGGCTCGATGCTCGCGGGCATGGCCTGGGACGTCGAATCGCTGATCGTCTTCCGGGTCCTGCAGGGCTTCGGCGGTGGCATGCTGATGCCCGCCGGCATGACGATCCTGACCAGGGCCGCCGGACCGCACCGGATCGGGCGCGTGATGGGCGTGCTCGGGGTGCCGATGCTGCTCGGCCCGATCGGCGGGCCGATCCTCGGCGGCTGGCTGGTCGACGCGGTGAGCTGGCGCTGGATCTTCTACATCAACGTGCCGATCGGCCTGATCACCATGGCCATGGCGTGGCGCCTGCTGCCGAAGGACCGGCCGGAGCCCAGCGAGCGGTTCGACTTCCTCGGCATGCTGATGGTCTCGCCCGGCCTGGCGGCGCTGATCTTCGGTGTTTCGAACATCCCGTCGGCCGGCGGTGTCGGCGCGGTGGACGTCTGGCTGCCCGCGCTGGCGGGGGTCGCGTTGCTGGTGGCGTTCGTGGTCAGGGCGAACCGGGTGACCAACCCGCTGCTCGATCTGAAACTGTTCAAGAACCCGTCGTTCTCCGTCGCCATGGTGACGATGACGTTCTTCTGCGTCGCGTTCTTCGGCGCGATGCTGCTCCTGCCGACGTATTTCGTGCTGGCGCGAGGCGAATCGGCGATGAACGCCGGTCTGCTGCTCGCTCCGCAGGGTGTCGGCGCGATGCTGACCATGCCGATCGCGGGCCGGTTCGCGGACAAGATCGGCGCGCGGAAGATCGTGCTGCCCGGCCTCGTGCTGATGCTCGCCGGCCTGATCGCCTTCACTCAGATCACCGCGGCGACGCCGTACTGGCTGCTGCTTTCGGCGCTGTTCGTGATGGGGCTCGGCATGGGCGCGACGATGATGCCGATCACCTCGGCCGCGTTGCAGACGCTCAAATCGGAGGACATGGCGAAGGCATCGACGGCGACGAACATCCTGCAGCAGACCGCGGGCGCGATCGGTTCGGCGGTGCTGTCGATCATCCTCGCGGCGCTGCTCGCCGGGAAGTTCGGCGTGCCGACCGCGGAGGGACAGCTGGCCGCGACGGCCGCGGTGATGAACCCGGCGACGCGCGAAGCGGCCTCGGGGCTGACCGCGGACGCGTTCTCGACGACGTTCCTGTGGTCGATGATCCTGCTCGCGCTGTGCTTGATCCCGGCGGCGTTCCTGCCGAAGACCAAGCCCGCCCTTCCGGAGGGCGCGGACGGCGAGGTCGCCCCGGCCCCGCCGATCATGACCCACTAG
- a CDS encoding acetyl-CoA C-acetyltransferase, producing the protein MPEAVIVSTARSPIGRAGKGSLVSIRPDDLAAQMVRAALDKVPELDPTQIEDLMLGCGLPGGEQGFNMGRAVAVELGYDHLPGCTITRYCSSSLQTTRMALHAIKAGEGDVFISAGVETVSRFANGSSDSWPNTHNPLFADAEARTAQVAAEGADSWTDPRENGALPDVYIAMGQTAENLARLKNVSREEMDEFGVRSQNLAEKAIADGFWAKDITPVTLPDGTVVSKDDGPRAGVTLEGVSGLKPVFRPDGRITAGNCCPLNDGAAAVIIMSDTKARELGLTPLARVVSTGVSGLSPEIMGYGPVEASKQALARAGMSIGDIDLVEINEAFAAQVIPSYKDLGIDLDKLNVNGGAIAVGHPFGMTGARITSTLINSLQHHDKQFGLETMCVGGGQGMAMVLERLS; encoded by the coding sequence CGAAGCCGTCATCGTCTCCACCGCCCGATCCCCGATCGGCCGCGCCGGCAAGGGATCGCTGGTGAGCATCCGCCCGGACGACCTCGCCGCGCAGATGGTCCGCGCCGCGCTCGACAAGGTCCCCGAACTCGACCCGACGCAGATCGAAGACCTCATGCTGGGCTGTGGTCTCCCGGGCGGCGAGCAGGGCTTCAACATGGGCCGCGCCGTCGCCGTCGAACTCGGCTACGACCATCTGCCCGGCTGCACGATCACCCGGTACTGCTCGTCCAGCCTCCAGACCACCCGCATGGCGCTGCACGCGATCAAGGCGGGCGAAGGCGACGTGTTCATCTCCGCCGGCGTCGAGACCGTGTCCCGCTTCGCCAACGGAAGCTCCGACTCCTGGCCGAACACGCACAACCCGCTGTTCGCCGACGCCGAGGCCCGCACCGCCCAGGTCGCGGCCGAGGGCGCCGACAGCTGGACGGATCCGCGTGAGAACGGCGCCCTGCCGGACGTCTACATCGCGATGGGCCAGACCGCCGAGAACCTGGCGCGACTGAAGAACGTGTCGCGTGAGGAGATGGACGAGTTCGGCGTCCGCTCGCAGAACCTCGCCGAGAAGGCCATCGCGGACGGCTTCTGGGCCAAGGACATCACGCCGGTCACCCTGCCGGACGGCACCGTGGTCTCGAAGGACGACGGTCCGCGCGCCGGCGTCACCCTCGAAGGTGTCTCCGGCCTCAAGCCGGTCTTCCGCCCCGACGGCCGGATCACCGCGGGTAACTGCTGCCCGCTCAACGACGGCGCCGCCGCGGTGATCATCATGTCCGACACCAAGGCTCGCGAACTGGGGCTGACGCCGCTCGCCCGCGTCGTCTCCACCGGTGTTTCCGGGCTGTCGCCGGAGATCATGGGCTACGGCCCGGTCGAAGCGTCGAAGCAGGCGCTCGCCCGCGCTGGGATGTCGATCGGCGACATCGACCTCGTCGAGATCAACGAGGCGTTCGCCGCGCAGGTCATCCCGTCGTACAAGGACCTCGGAATCGACCTCGACAAGCTGAACGTCAACGGCGGCGCGATCGCCGTCGGCCACCCGTTCGGCATGACCGGCGCGCGGATCACCTCGACGCTGATCAACTCGCTTCAGCACCACGACAAGCAGTTCGGCCTCGAGACGATGTGCGTCGGCGGCGGCCAGGGCATGGCGATGGTTCTGGAGCGTCTCTCCTGA